A portion of the Choristoneura fumiferana chromosome 20, NRCan_CFum_1, whole genome shotgun sequence genome contains these proteins:
- the LOC141439045 gene encoding uncharacterized protein isoform X2: MLHVFAFALVAAAAGSQPDKRSLGWDAPHPGNAWQPVVLSHDSSTDVAGAVAAAKAAAAAVMAAQHQVAVAKHAALEHQSIASAKEAAAAHAAHKSEEAAQHARAHALEAAQAAVHAQAQLAGQRRAPRPRRRSPRRGRPPPPARYTVPRTTRLRGCRMPTWKQ; encoded by the exons ATGTTACat GTATTCGCCTTCGCTCTGGTGGCTGCGGCAGCTGGCAGCCAGCCTGACAAGCGAAGCCTGGGCTGGGATGCTCCTCATCCGGGCAACGCCTGGCAACCTGTGGTTCTTTCACATG ACTCAAGCACGGATGTGGCGGGAGCAGTGGCAGCAGCCAAAGCCGCGGCGGCCGCGGTGATGGCCGCTCAGCATCAAGTGGCGGTTGCCAAACACGCGGCGCTCGAGCATCAGAGCATCGCTAGCGCTAAGGAAGCCGCGGCGGCCCATGCTGCTCATAAAAG cgAGGAGGCGGCCCAGCACGCGCGCGCTCACGCGCTCGAGGCGGCGCAGGCGGCGGTGCACGCGCAGGCGCAGCTCGCGGGGCAAAGGCGCGCGCCGCGGCCGCGCAGAAGATCGCCGCGGCGCGGgaggccgccgccgcccgcgcgatACACCGTGCCGCGCACAACCAGGCTGCGCGGCTGCAGAATGCCG ACTTGGAAGCAGTGA
- the LOC141439044 gene encoding LOW QUALITY PROTEIN: mitochondrial glutamate carrier 1-like (The sequence of the model RefSeq protein was modified relative to this genomic sequence to represent the inferred CDS: inserted 2 bases in 2 codons), with amino-acid sequence MLAAMVVKAADKPPEPPKQFALLPKIINGGIAGIIGVSVVFPLDLVKTRLQNQTVGPNGEKQYKSMLDCFRKTYAAEGYFGMYRGSGVNILLITPEKAIKLACNDMFRHYLTLKDGTLPIPRQMLAGGMAGACQIVVTTPMELLKIQMQDAGRLAAAAKAEGRTIERVTAMQLTRRLLKERGILGLYRGVGATGARDVSFSVVYFPXFAILNDMGPRISXGGSPPFWWSFGSGCFAGSSAALAVNPLDVVKTRMQSLAKGSPQYNGIIHCITTILTNEGPLAFFKGGACRVMVIAPLFGIAQTIYYIGLAEKLFRLF; translated from the exons ATGCTAGCCGCTATGGTCGTAAAGGCAGCCGATAAACCCCCCGAGCCACCAAAGCAATTTGC ACTCCTACCAAAGATCATCAATGGCGGCATTGCAGGCATCATCGGCGTGTCCGTGGTGTTCCCTCTGGATCTCGTGAAGACTCGCCTACAGAACCAAACCGTCGGGCCCAATGGAGAGAAACAATATAAAAGCAT gtTGGATTGCTTCCGGAAGACCTATGCTGCTGAAGGTTATTTCGGCATGTACCGGGGTTCTGGTGTGAACATCTTGCTCATCACTCCAGAGAAGGCAATCAAACTGGCTTGCAACGATATGTTCCGACACTACCTCACTCTTAAGGACGG GACGCTGCCGATACCGCGTCAGATGTTGGCGGGCGGGATGGCGGGCGCGTGCCAGATCGTCGTCACCACGCCCATGGAACTGCTCAAAATACAGATGCAGGACGCCGGTCGACTCGCGGCAGCTGCTAAAGCAG aGGGCAGGACAATAGAGCGCGTGACGGCAATGCAGCTGACACGGCGGCTGCTGAAAGAGCGCGGCATACTAGGCCTGTACCGCGGCGTGGGCGCCACAGGCGCGAGGGACGTTTCCTTCAGCGTCGTATACTTCC CCTTCGCCATCCTGAATGACATGGGGCCAAGGATAA CCGGTGGATCGCCGCCTTTCTG GTGGTCTTTCGGTTCGGGCTGTTTCGCGGGCTCGTCCGCGGCACTCGCCGTCAACCCGCTCGACGTGGTCAAGACTCGTATGCAATCGCTCGCCAAAGGCAGTCCACAGTACAACGGCATCATCCACTGCATCAC gaCGATCCTGACAAATGAGGGACCGCTCGCGTTCTTCAAAGGCGGAGCATGCAGAGTGATGGTGATCGCGCCTCTCTTTGGTATCGCACAGACCATATATTACATAGGACTCGCCGAGAAATTGTTCAGACTGTTTTAA
- the Nmdar1 gene encoding glutamate ionotropic receptor NMDA type subunit 1, which translates to MWSAFGLLLAVASIQLVSANSDKRRFSNPTYYNVGGVLSSNESVAFFKDTISNLNFKDHYVPKGVTYHDYSILMDPNPIKTALNVCKDLIAHRVYAVVVSHPLTGDLSPAAVSYTSGFYHIPVIGISSRDSAFSDKNIHVSFLRTVPPYSHQADVWVDVLKHFNYMKVIFIHSSDTDGRAILGRFQTTSQSVDEDVDRKVVVEQVIEFEPGLDSFTDKLIEVKSAQARVYLMYASKTDAESIFRDATLLNMTTAGYVWVVTEQALDAENAPEGLLGLRLVNATNEHAHIQDSIYVLASAIRDMNTTEEINAPPSDCDNSGTTWNTGRHLFDYVRKQRLESGATGHVAFDDHGDRVNAEYDMVNVRLQGEHVAVGKYFYSKETQRMRLELKEQEIIWMGRSPSKPEGFMIPTHLKVLTIEEKPFVYTRRIDDGSECTPEEIPCPHYNASDDTDQMYCCKGFCMDLLKHLSTWINFTYSLALSPDGQFGHYVIRNLSHPGAKKEWTGLIGELVYERADMIVAPLTINPERAEFIEFSKPFKYQGITILEKKPSRSSTLVSFLQPFSNTLWILVMVSVHVVALVLYLLDRFSPFGRFKLANIDGTEEDALNLSSAIWFAWGVLLNSGIGEGTPRSFSARVLGMVWAGFAMIIVASYTANLAAFLVLERPKTKLTGINDARLRNTMENLTCATVKGSGVDMYFRRQVELSNMYRTMEANNYDNAEQAIQDVKNGKLMAFIWDSSRLEFEAAQDCELVTAGELFGRSGYGVGLQKGSPWADWVTLAILDFHESGIMESLDNNWILRNNLLNCEENEKTPNTLGLKNMAGVFILVLAGIIGGIVLIVIEVVYKRHQIKKQKRMEIARHAADRWRGTVEKRKTLRASILPTQRRAKSNGVKEAGSISLAVDRGARRRDEPRVPRYLPAYTPDVSHLVV; encoded by the exons ATGTGGTCAGCCTTCGGGCTGCTTTTGGCGGTAGCTAGCATCCAGCTGGTTTCTGCCAACAGCGACAAGCGCCGCTTCTCTAATCCAACCTACTACAACGTTGGAGGTGTTCTCTCTAGCAACGAGTCTGTTGCTTTCTTCAAAGACACCATTTCT aatttaaacTTCAAAGATCACTACGTCCCTAAAGGAGTCACTTACCATGATTACTCCATCCTCATGGATCCAAATCCTATTAAGACAGCATTGAACGTTTGCAAAGACCTCATTGCACATCGG gTGTATGCTGTTGTGGTGTCTCATCCCTTAACAGGCGATCTTTCTCCTGCTGCTGTTTCTTATACGAGTGGCTTCTATCATATTCCAGTCATTGGTATATCATCAAGAGATTCCGCTTTTTCAGACAAGAATATACATGTGTCGTTTTTGCGTACAGTACCCCCGTATTCCCATCAAGCAGATGTTTGGGTGGATGTTCTGAAACATTTCAATTACATGAAGGTTATCTTCATTCATAGCTCTGATACCGATGGCCGAGCGATTCTGGGCCG ATTCCAAACAACGTCCCAAAGTGTTGATGAGGATGTAGACCGTAAAGTAGTTGTAGAACAAGTAATCGAATTTGAACCAGGACTGGACTCCTTCACTGATAAGCTCATTGAGGTTAAAAGTGCACAGGCGAGAGTGTATTTAATGTATGCCAG TAAGACTGACGCGGAGAGTATTTTTCGAGACGCAACTCTGCTGAACATGACGACCGCGGGATACGTGTGGGTGGTTACGGAGCAAGCCCTTGATGCTGAAAACGCACCCGAAGGTTTGCTAGGCTTGCGACTTGTCAACGCCACAAATGAACACGCACATATTCAGGATTCAAT CTACGTCTTGGCATCAGCAATAAGAGATATGAATACCACCGAAGAAATCAACGCACCTCCATCAGATTGTGATAATTCTGGAACAACTTGGAACACCGGACGACATTTGTTCGACTATGTCAGAAAGCAAAGGTTAGAAAGTGGAGCTACAGGACACGTAGCATTTGATGATCACGGAGATAGAGTCAATGCGGAATACGATATGGTGAATGTTAGATTACAGGGTGAACATGTAGCTGtcggaaaatatttttattctaag GAAACGCAAAGAATGCGGTTGGAACTGAAGGAACAAGAAATAATCTGGATGGGTCGCAGCCCTTCGAAGCCAGAAGGATTCATGATACCAACACATCTAAAG GTACTGACGATAGAAGAAAAACCTTTTGTATACACTCGTCGTATAGACGACGGCAGCGAGTGTACACCAGAAGAAATTCCTTGTCCACATTATAATGCTAGTGATGATACAG ACCAAATGTACTGCTGCAAGGGTTTCTGTATGGACCTCCTGAAACATTTATCCACTTGGATTAACTTCACTTATTCGCTAGCTCTGTCACCAGATGGACAGTTTGGTCACTATGTAATACGGAACCTTTCACATCCTGGTGCCAAGAAGGAATGGACTGGGCTTATAG GTGAATTGGTATACGAACGCGCAGACATGATTGTGGCTCCTTTGACCATTAATCCTGAAAGAGCTGAATTCATTGAATTTAGCAAGCCCTTCAAATATCAAGGCATTACTATACTGGAGAAAAAG CCATCTCGTTCTTCAACGCTGGTATCTTTCTTGCAACCGTTTTCGAACACTCTATGGATTCTAGTAATGGTCTCAGTGCACGTGGTGGCTTTGGTACTATATCTGCTGGATAGATTTTCACCATTTGGCAGATTCAAACTGGCTAACATCGATGGGACGGAAGAAGATGCCCTTAATTTATCAAGCGCTATCTGGTTTGCATGGGGTGTTCTATTAAACAGTGGCATCGGTGAAG GCACTCCTCGTAGCTTTTCTGCCAGAGTGCTTGGTATGGTGTGGGCAGGATTTGCCATGATCATTGTTGCATCGTACACAGCTAACTTAGCTGCATTCCTTGTGTTGGAAAGaccaaaaacaaaactaactgGAATTAATGATGCAAGA CTTCGAAATACCATGGAGAACCTGACATGTGCCACAGTTAAGGGCTCTGGAGTGGATATGTACTTTAGGCGTCAAGTTGAACTCTCAAACATGTATCGGACAATGGAAGCAAATAATTACGATAACGCTGAGCAGGCAATTCAGGACGTCAAAAATGG GAAACTAATGGCTTTTATTTGGGACTCTTCGCGATTGGAATTTGAAGCTGCCCAGGATTGTGAACTAGTAACTGCCGGAGAACTGTTTGGCCGTTCTGGGTACGGGGTCGGTTTGCAAAAAGGATCTCCATGGGCTGACTGGGTAACCCTCGCAATACTGGACTTTCATGAAA GTGGCATAATGGAGTCCCTTGATAATAATTGGATTCTCCGAAACAACCTTCTCAACTGCGAGGAAAATGAAAAGACACCGAACACTTTAGGCTTGAAGAACATGGCGGGCGTATTCATATTGGTGTTAGCTGGCATAATAGGGGGCATAGTGCTTATCGTGATCGAGGTCGTATACAAGAGGCACCAAATAAAGAAGCAGAAGAGGATGGAGATTGCCAGGCATGCGGCCGACCGCTGGCGGGGCACTGTTGAG AAGCGGAAAACTCTAAGAGCATCGATACTACCGACCCAACGGCGGGCCAAGTCAAATGGGGTGAAAGAAGCCGGGAGTATCAGCCTGGCTGTGGACAGAGGAGCGCGGCGACGCGACGAGCCTAGGGTGCCACGATACCTTCCCGCATATACGCCTGATGTCTCGCACTTAGTCGTCTAA
- the LOC141439045 gene encoding uncharacterized protein isoform X1, which translates to MPFKVVVFAFALVAAAAGSQPDKRSLGWDAPHPGNAWQPVVLSHDSSTDVAGAVAAAKAAAAAVMAAQHQVAVAKHAALEHQSIASAKEAAAAHAAHKSEEAAQHARAHALEAAQAAVHAQAQLAGQRRAPRPRRRSPRRGRPPPPARYTVPRTTRLRGCRMPTWKQ; encoded by the exons ATGCCCTTCAAAGTTgtg GTATTCGCCTTCGCTCTGGTGGCTGCGGCAGCTGGCAGCCAGCCTGACAAGCGAAGCCTGGGCTGGGATGCTCCTCATCCGGGCAACGCCTGGCAACCTGTGGTTCTTTCACATG ACTCAAGCACGGATGTGGCGGGAGCAGTGGCAGCAGCCAAAGCCGCGGCGGCCGCGGTGATGGCCGCTCAGCATCAAGTGGCGGTTGCCAAACACGCGGCGCTCGAGCATCAGAGCATCGCTAGCGCTAAGGAAGCCGCGGCGGCCCATGCTGCTCATAAAAG cgAGGAGGCGGCCCAGCACGCGCGCGCTCACGCGCTCGAGGCGGCGCAGGCGGCGGTGCACGCGCAGGCGCAGCTCGCGGGGCAAAGGCGCGCGCCGCGGCCGCGCAGAAGATCGCCGCGGCGCGGgaggccgccgccgcccgcgcgatACACCGTGCCGCGCACAACCAGGCTGCGCGGCTGCAGAATGCCG ACTTGGAAGCAGTGA